One window of Psychrobacillus sp. FSL H8-0483 genomic DNA carries:
- a CDS encoding cation-translocating P-type ATPase, producing MLEYHQQSSLEIMKILDVTNQGLNDYDVRNRQKIYGSNKLVEGKRTSTFAVFFGQFKDLLVIILIIAAFISFLLGEVGSTIVIMIVVILNAILGTVQHVKAEQSLDNLKALTTPVAKVMRNNQIVEISSEDIVVGDILYLVAGDYVNADGRLVESHNLHINESSLTGESLAVAKSTEPINENHVTIADKKNMVFTGGFVTTGRGTVLVTAIGMETEIGKIASLLGTAKEKKTPLQISLDRFGENLALGITIICLAIFTIDLFRGRELVESFMFAVSLAVAAIPEALSSIVTIVLAFGTQKMAKENAIIRKLYAVESLGSVSVICSDKTGTLTENKMTVQQVYIDQKVIPQDQLNTENAIEKNLIEMSLLCNDALERDHKEIGDPTEIALVKLGKQYGLDELIVRSLKPRVAEIPFDSDRKLMTTVHRSNLQSIMITKGAVDVLLPKIAKIETSTGVRTITEKHRNKIEEVNRDFSMNGLRVIAIAYKEIQVHQSIDAWGERDLIFVGLIAMMDPPRKESKAAVESCIKAGIKPVMITGDHKITATAIAKQIGILNDPSEAIEGYEIEGLTDQQLQEKVQDISVFARVTPEHKIRIVKAWQEKGNVVAMTGDGVNDGPALKQADIGVAMGITGTEVAKDASSMILTDDNFSTIVKAISNGRSLYTNIKNAILFLLSGNAGAIFVVLYATVLGLPVPFAPVHLLFINLLTDSLPAIAIGLEPHNKNTMKDKPRDIHKSLLNKTFTTQVVLEGLLIAISTIIAFRMGLQAGDTLTASTMAFTTLCLSRLIHGFNSRSKESIFTIGVFSNKYTWLAFLIGFLCLHLVLFIPSLTGVFEVATLSGVQLVIIYSLSCMPFLVNQWYKLLFVRSTK from the coding sequence ATGTTAGAATATCATCAACAATCATCACTTGAAATCATGAAGATATTGGACGTCACAAATCAAGGATTGAATGATTATGACGTCCGAAATAGACAAAAAATATACGGTTCTAATAAATTGGTGGAAGGAAAAAGAACAAGTACATTCGCCGTTTTCTTTGGACAGTTTAAGGATTTATTAGTCATAATTTTAATCATCGCCGCTTTCATTTCATTTCTATTAGGTGAAGTAGGAAGCACTATTGTAATCATGATTGTCGTTATATTAAACGCAATCCTGGGTACTGTACAGCATGTGAAGGCAGAACAGTCCTTGGATAATCTGAAAGCTTTGACCACTCCAGTTGCAAAAGTGATGCGAAATAATCAGATCGTAGAGATTTCTTCAGAAGATATAGTGGTTGGAGATATTCTCTATTTGGTAGCTGGTGATTATGTAAATGCGGATGGAAGATTAGTAGAAAGCCATAATCTGCATATAAATGAAAGCTCGCTGACAGGTGAATCATTGGCTGTTGCGAAGAGTACCGAACCAATCAATGAAAATCATGTAACCATTGCAGATAAAAAAAACATGGTTTTCACTGGAGGTTTTGTCACTACTGGTCGCGGCACTGTACTTGTTACAGCTATTGGAATGGAAACCGAAATCGGAAAAATCGCAAGTTTACTGGGTACTGCGAAAGAAAAGAAAACACCTCTACAAATAAGTCTAGATCGTTTTGGAGAAAATCTAGCATTAGGGATAACGATAATCTGTCTAGCCATTTTCACTATCGATCTTTTTCGAGGTCGAGAGTTGGTAGAATCGTTTATGTTTGCTGTTTCGCTGGCAGTTGCAGCAATTCCAGAAGCATTAAGCTCGATTGTTACCATTGTATTGGCTTTTGGAACACAGAAAATGGCGAAAGAAAATGCCATTATACGAAAGCTTTATGCTGTCGAAAGTCTGGGAAGTGTATCGGTTATTTGTTCAGATAAAACGGGGACATTAACAGAAAATAAGATGACTGTTCAGCAAGTATATATTGATCAAAAAGTCATTCCGCAGGATCAACTAAATACTGAAAATGCAATAGAGAAAAATCTTATTGAAATGTCACTATTATGTAATGACGCATTGGAAAGAGATCATAAAGAAATCGGTGACCCCACTGAAATTGCACTTGTAAAATTAGGGAAGCAGTACGGTCTTGATGAATTAATCGTAAGAAGTCTCAAACCGAGAGTGGCGGAAATTCCTTTTGATTCGGACAGAAAGTTAATGACGACTGTGCATCGGTCCAATCTGCAATCAATAATGATTACCAAAGGAGCAGTTGATGTTCTTTTACCTAAGATTGCGAAAATCGAAACTTCTACAGGTGTACGTACTATAACGGAAAAACATCGTAACAAAATCGAAGAAGTGAATCGTGATTTTTCGATGAATGGATTAAGAGTAATAGCGATAGCTTACAAAGAGATACAGGTACATCAATCAATCGATGCCTGGGGTGAAAGAGATTTAATCTTTGTCGGATTAATTGCAATGATGGATCCTCCTAGAAAAGAGTCAAAAGCAGCTGTTGAAAGCTGTATAAAAGCTGGTATTAAACCAGTTATGATTACTGGAGACCATAAAATAACAGCAACTGCAATTGCGAAACAAATTGGTATTTTAAATGATCCTTCAGAAGCGATTGAAGGCTATGAGATTGAAGGATTAACTGATCAACAATTACAAGAAAAGGTACAAGATATTTCTGTTTTTGCCCGTGTAACACCAGAGCATAAAATTCGTATCGTGAAAGCATGGCAGGAAAAAGGAAATGTCGTTGCGATGACCGGGGATGGTGTCAATGATGGCCCCGCTTTAAAACAAGCCGATATCGGTGTGGCGATGGGGATAACTGGTACCGAGGTAGCAAAAGATGCATCCTCTATGATCTTAACAGATGATAATTTTTCAACGATTGTCAAAGCAATCTCGAATGGAAGAAGCCTCTATACCAATATTAAAAACGCCATTCTATTCTTATTGTCAGGGAATGCAGGTGCTATTTTTGTTGTTTTATATGCAACTGTATTAGGTTTACCAGTTCCCTTTGCACCTGTGCATCTATTATTTATTAACTTACTTACCGATAGTCTGCCAGCAATTGCAATAGGTTTAGAGCCGCATAATAAAAATACAATGAAGGACAAGCCTAGAGATATTCACAAGTCTTTATTAAATAAAACATTTACTACTCAAGTGGTGCTTGAAGGGTTATTAATTGCAATCTCTACAATTATTGCTTTTCGAATGGGATTGCAGGCGGGAGATACGCTAACAGCAAGCACAATGGCATTCACAACTTTATGTTTGTCGAGATTAATACATGGCTTCAACTCCAGATCGAAAGAATCGATCTTCACTATTGGTGTATTTTCAAATAAATATACTTGGCTAGCATTTTTAATAGGTTTTTTATGTTTACATTTAGTATTATTTATCCCTTCGCTTACAGGTGTGTTTGAAGTCGCGACATTAAGTGGAGTACAACTAGTTATTATTTATAGCTTGTCTTGTATGCCTTTTCTAGTTAATCAGTGGTATAAACTATTGTTCGTGAGAAGTACAAAATAG
- the cyoE gene encoding heme o synthase, which yields MQKQSNFNLWALALKTGIIKSNLIPMVAGLMLALYTYELSFRDNLSNLVYAILGTAAVIAAAGSFNNLYDRDIDVVMQRTKNRPTVTGELSPKLILVVGISLLLIGIGLLALTTPLASFLGFLGVFFYVVPYTIWTKRRTIWNTEVGSISGAMPPLIGWAAVAPDIWHPAAWALFIIVMIWQMPHFYAIALRKKDDYAAANIPMLPVVKGERRTYIQSNIYLVLLILTSFLFLPLSLGLTFVSVILGAIWLSMSIVGYHKKEGKKWANRMFVYSLFHMMFIFGTVIIYASIGLILNEH from the coding sequence ATGCAAAAACAATCTAACTTTAATTTATGGGCATTGGCTCTAAAAACAGGTATTATTAAATCTAATTTAATTCCGATGGTAGCAGGTCTGATGCTAGCTTTATACACATATGAGTTAAGTTTCCGAGACAATCTTTCGAATCTTGTTTATGCAATTTTAGGAACGGCGGCAGTAATTGCTGCTGCGGGTTCTTTTAATAATTTGTACGATCGTGACATTGATGTTGTGATGCAACGTACGAAAAATCGTCCCACCGTAACAGGTGAATTATCTCCGAAACTTATCTTGGTCGTTGGAATCTCTTTACTTTTAATCGGAATTGGATTACTTGCATTAACGACACCACTTGCATCATTCTTAGGTTTTCTCGGAGTATTTTTCTATGTTGTACCATATACAATTTGGACGAAACGCCGTACCATTTGGAACACAGAAGTTGGCAGTATTTCAGGGGCAATGCCACCACTTATTGGTTGGGCAGCAGTAGCACCAGATATTTGGCATCCTGCAGCGTGGGCATTGTTCATTATCGTCATGATTTGGCAAATGCCGCACTTTTACGCGATTGCTCTTCGGAAAAAGGATGATTACGCTGCAGCGAATATCCCAATGCTTCCTGTAGTAAAAGGTGAGCGTCGTACGTATATTCAATCCAACATTTACTTAGTACTATTAATATTAACGAGCTTCTTATTTTTACCCCTTAGCTTAGGGCTCACATTTGTTTCGGTTATTTTAGGAGCAATTTGGCTGTCGATGAGTATTGTGGGCTATCACAAGAAGGAAGGGAAGAAATGGGCGAACCGTATGTTTGTATACTCTTTATTCCATATGATGTTCATTTTCGGCACTGTCATTATTTATGCATCTATAGGATTAATATTAAACGAGCATTGA
- a CDS encoding M48 family metallopeptidase: protein MAKKWGIIALLLFGVYALGMYFYIFHSDSGGIPTALKGTVADPHVFMSERELYLSEEYSKIKNFLFFVGTPFEWLVLLFILITGLSQAFERWIPLQNKWAIWQNAIYLFLLSLLMFIVLFPLDYYRYSLSKYYGISTQNFNSWMRDNVIEFWVNFGTTVVIVTVLYWLINKSTTKWWFNAWLLMIPFSIFLMFIQPVLIDPLYNDFYPLTNKELETKILSLAEQANIPTEHVYEVNMAEKTNALNAYVTGIGSNSRIVLWDTTLNRLSENEILFIMAHEMGHYVEKHIYFGIAGYLLTMLVGLWLTAKLMRRVITRYGRVLKINRINAIHSLPLFLLITSFLLFVSSPLSNYISRYQENRADQYAIELVVDPEAAVSTFQELTKAGLSEVNPPLLVKWFRYSHPTMLERITKVANEIGKEE, encoded by the coding sequence CAGCTTTGAAAGGGACTGTTGCAGATCCACACGTCTTTATGTCGGAGCGTGAATTGTACCTAAGTGAGGAGTATTCAAAAATAAAGAATTTCCTCTTTTTTGTAGGAACACCGTTTGAATGGCTTGTCTTACTTTTTATATTGATTACTGGGCTTTCTCAAGCGTTTGAAAGATGGATCCCTTTGCAAAACAAATGGGCAATTTGGCAAAATGCAATCTATTTATTTTTATTATCCTTACTTATGTTTATCGTGTTATTTCCTTTAGATTATTACAGGTATTCCTTAAGTAAATACTATGGGATTAGTACCCAGAATTTCAATTCTTGGATGCGAGATAATGTCATTGAATTTTGGGTTAACTTCGGAACAACAGTAGTGATTGTGACCGTTTTATATTGGCTTATTAATAAAAGCACAACGAAATGGTGGTTTAACGCATGGTTATTAATGATTCCTTTCTCCATTTTCCTCATGTTTATTCAACCAGTATTAATCGACCCACTTTATAACGATTTTTATCCACTAACCAATAAAGAACTAGAGACGAAAATTTTGTCGTTGGCTGAGCAAGCAAATATTCCAACAGAGCATGTGTATGAAGTGAATATGGCGGAAAAGACAAATGCGCTAAATGCCTATGTTACGGGGATTGGGAGTAATTCCAGAATAGTGTTATGGGATACGACGTTAAACCGCTTATCAGAAAATGAAATTCTCTTCATCATGGCTCATGAGATGGGGCATTATGTGGAAAAACATATTTATTTCGGAATCGCTGGTTATTTATTAACGATGCTTGTTGGGCTTTGGTTAACAGCGAAACTAATGCGTAGGGTCATCACCCGCTATGGACGTGTATTAAAAATTAATCGAATAAATGCTATTCACTCGCTTCCATTGTTTTTGCTTATTACATCTTTTCTGTTATTCGTTTCAAGTCCACTTTCCAATTACATTTCTAGATATCAGGAAAATAGAGCTGATCAGTATGCTATAGAGTTAGTAGTCGACCCAGAGGCAGCTGTGAGCACTTTTCAAGAGCTAACAAAGGCTGGATTAAGTGAAGTGAATCCTCCATTACTCGTAAAATGGTTTCGATATTCTCATCCAACCATGTTAGAAAGAATAACTAAAGTAGCTAATGAAATAGGAAAAGAAGAGTGA
- a CDS encoding nitric oxide synthase oxygenase, giving the protein MLNEAKAFIHLFYKETGRDEQEMVTRLKEIEEQIYINGTYEHTAEELTYGAKVAWRNSNKCIGRLFWQSLTVIDKRELHTEEVIFESLLEHIKFATNEGRIRPTITIFSPQDVRVWNHQLIRYAGYEMEDGIIGDSDSIAFTKVCEELGWKGNKTNFDVLPLVIQVKNRPAKIFEIPEQYILEVPIRHPEYNWFKELQLKWYAVPMISSMKLEIGGITYAAAPFNGWYMGTEIGARNLADDYRYNMLPTIAEHMGLNTKSNASLWKDRALVELNAAVLHSFKEDGVSIVDHHTAAQQFKKFEEIEKDAGRDVTGNWTWLIPPMSPATTHIFQKPYNNEKITPNYSYQPLPY; this is encoded by the coding sequence ATGTTAAATGAAGCGAAAGCGTTTATACATCTTTTTTATAAGGAAACAGGTAGAGATGAACAAGAAATGGTTACTCGATTAAAAGAGATCGAGGAGCAGATTTATATAAATGGTACCTATGAACATACGGCAGAGGAGCTAACATACGGTGCTAAAGTGGCGTGGCGTAATAGCAATAAATGCATTGGTCGTTTATTTTGGCAAAGCTTAACTGTAATAGATAAAAGGGAACTACATACAGAGGAAGTCATCTTTGAATCTTTACTGGAACATATAAAGTTTGCCACCAATGAGGGGCGAATCAGACCGACGATTACGATATTTTCACCACAAGATGTCCGTGTTTGGAATCATCAGCTGATTCGTTATGCAGGATATGAGATGGAGGACGGAATTATTGGAGATTCCGATTCGATTGCTTTCACAAAAGTATGTGAAGAACTTGGTTGGAAAGGAAACAAAACAAATTTTGATGTCTTGCCACTCGTCATTCAAGTAAAGAATCGACCTGCAAAAATTTTCGAAATTCCTGAGCAATATATATTAGAAGTTCCAATCCGGCACCCAGAATATAATTGGTTTAAAGAACTACAATTGAAATGGTATGCAGTGCCGATGATTTCTAGCATGAAACTTGAAATTGGTGGCATCACTTATGCAGCTGCTCCATTTAACGGATGGTATATGGGTACAGAAATCGGTGCACGTAATCTAGCAGATGATTACCGCTATAACATGTTGCCGACGATTGCAGAGCATATGGGGCTTAACACAAAATCGAATGCTTCTCTATGGAAGGATCGTGCACTAGTTGAACTGAATGCAGCGGTTTTACATTCTTTCAAAGAAGACGGGGTCAGTATTGTAGATCACCATACAGCAGCACAGCAATTTAAGAAATTTGAAGAGATTGAAAAGGATGCAGGGCGAGATGTCACTGGAAACTGGACATGGCTTATTCCTCCAATGTCACCGGCAACCACTCATATCTTTCAAAAGCCATACAATAATGAAAAGATAACACCTAACTATTCTTATCAACCTTTACCATATTAA